One Molothrus ater isolate BHLD 08-10-18 breed brown headed cowbird chromosome 14, BPBGC_Mater_1.1, whole genome shotgun sequence DNA segment encodes these proteins:
- the LOC118698531 gene encoding uncharacterized protein LOC118698531, producing MQAPRAELRRQEPTRAERLRSEPSSAERSIPGRARRRAGLGVQPGLWGASPPVPLSSPPSFSPYSPSLAPFPPFPLPPQTRLLPVLSLARYSLLFPLSPSSAQPPCTLVPGFPFPSRFPAQPELPRRPFSCPALAPLFPCPLSFFAPQPRGSGCRRVKPRGPEPGAPGPLQESPRGAGGSRRIPPCRSSSPADSAGAAALPASR from the coding sequence ATGCAGGCGCCAAGAGCCGAGTTGAGGCGACAAGAGCCGACTCGAGCCGAGCGTCTCCGGAGCGAGCCGAGCTCCGCCGAGCGCAGCATCCCGGGCAGGGcgaggcgccgggccgggctcggggtgcagccggggctctggggggcttccccgcctgtccctctctctagccctccttccttctccccgtaTTCGCCTTCTCtcgctccctttcccccattccctctccccccacaaacccggctccttcctgtcctgtccctagcCCGCTACTCCCTTctgttccccctctctccttcctctgcccagcctccctgtacCCTCGTCCCGGGCTTTCCCTTCCCGTCCCGCTTTCCTGCGCAGCCCGAGCTCCCTCGCCGCCCTTTCTCATGCCCTGCTCTCGCTCCTCTCTTCCCGtgccccctttccttctttgccccgcagccgcggggctcgggctgccGGAGAGTAAAGCCCcgagggccggagcccggcgcccctgggcccttgcaggagtccccgcgcggggccggagGCTCTCGGCGGATCCCCCCGTGCCGCTCAAGCAGCCCGGCCGACAGCGCCGGAGCTGCGGCTTTGCCGGCATCGCGCTGA
- the LOC118698533 gene encoding translation initiation factor IF-2-like produces the protein MNGWRAEAAARRGSGLGAGSSRRLSRAGRSRGSDAGGAKPPAGRPHGAERRGRGVRPVPRPRSAVPVAGAQLGRGALPPADGGAPGGALLPRTGSCRSRPGRAAPGAAAVTVRRLAEAREPPSCSRVPRAAAAAAGGGGRAAGMTRLLSASVLVALSSTQTDGAASLSSKTQRWPGEWRAQGARGLDPSAGTGYSENTFPLESH, from the exons ATGAATGGCTGGCGGGCCGAGGCGGCCGCGCGCCGGGGGAGCGGGCTGGGCGCGGGGAGCTCCCGGCGCCTCTCCCGCGCGGGACGGAGCCGCGGCAGCGACGCTGGAGGGGCGAAGCCTCCGGCCGGCCGCCCGCACGGAGCCGAGCGGCGCGGAAGGGGCGTCCGCCCGGTGCCTCGGCCTCGCTCAGCGGTCCCGGTGGCGGGGGCTCAGCTCGGGCGGggcgcgctgccgcccgccgatGGCGGAGCGCCAGGCGGTGCTTTGCTGCCGCGGaccgggagctgcaggagccgccccgggcgagcggcgccgggcgctgccgcggtCACTGTGCGGCGGCTGGCGGAGGCGCGGGAGCCGCCGAGCTGCAGCCGTGTCCCTcgggctgctgccgctgctgcgggcgggggcggaCGAGCGGCTGGAATGACACggctgctgagtgcctcagtGCTCGTGGCTCTTTCTTCCACGCAAACAGATGGAGCGGCATCgctgagcagtaaaacacagcgATGGCCCGGAGAATGGCGAGCGCAAGGAGCGCGCGGGCTGGatccttctgctggcacag ggtactcagaaaatacttttcccttaGAGTCCCACTGA
- the LOC118698532 gene encoding uncharacterized protein LOC118698532 has protein sequence MQAPRAELRRQEPTRAERLRSEPSSAELRIPGRARRRAGLGVQPGLWGASPPVPLSSPPSFSPYSPSLAPFPPFPLPPQTRLLPVLSLARYSLLFPLSPSSAQPPCTLVPGFPFPSRFPAQPELPRRPFSCPALAPLFPCPLSFFAPQPRGSGCRRVKPRGPEPGAPGPLQESPRGAGGSRRIPPCRSSSPADSAGAAALPASR, from the coding sequence ATGCAGGCGCCAAGAGCCGAGTTGAGGCGACAAGAGCCGACTCGAGCCGAGCGTCTCCGGAGCGAGCCGAGCTCCGCCGAGCTCCGCATCCCGGGCAGGGcgaggcgccgggccgggctcggggtgcagccggggctctggggggcttccccgcctgtccctctctctagccctccttccttctccccgtaTTCGCCTTCTCtcgctccctttcccccattccctctccccccacaaacccggctccttcctgtcctgtccctagcCCGCTACTCCCTTctgttccccctctctccttcctctgcccagcctccctgtacCCTCGTCCCGGGCTTTCCCTTCCCGTCCCGCTTTCCTGCGCAGCCCGAGCTCCCTCGCCGCCCTTTCTCATGCCCTGCTCTCGCTCCTCTCTTCCCGtgccccctttccttctttgccccgcagccgcggggctcgggctgccGGAGAGTAAAGCCCcgagggccggagcccggcgcccctgggcccttgcaggagtccccgcgcggggccggagGCTCTCGGCGGATCCCCCCGTGCCGCTCAAGCAGCCCGGCCGACAGCGCCGGAGCTGCGGCTTTGCCGGCATCGCGCTGA